A single genomic interval of Vulpes vulpes isolate BD-2025 chromosome 3, VulVul3, whole genome shotgun sequence harbors:
- the FBXL19 gene encoding F-box/LRR-repeat protein 19 isoform X2, with protein sequence MSSSSRGPGAGARRRRTRCRRCRACVRTECGDCHFCRDMKKFGGPGRMKQSCLLRQCTAPVLPHTAVCLLCGEAGKEDTVEGEEEKFGLSLMECTICNEIVHPGCLKMGKAEGVINAEIPNCWECPRCTQEGRTSKDSGEGPGRRRADNGEEGASLGSGWKLTEEPPLPPPPPRRKGPLPAGPPPEDVPGPPKRKEREAGNEPPTPRKKVKGGRERHLKKKPKPPLASAEGPAVPSPSPQREKLERFKRMCQLLERVPDTSSSSSDSDSDSDSSGTSLSEDEAPGEARNGRRPARGGSGEKENRGGRRAVRPGSGGPLLSWPLGPAPPPRPPQLERHVVRPPPRSPEPDTLPLAAGSDHPLPRAAWLRVFQHLGPRELCICMRVCRTWSRWCYDKRLWPRMDLSRRKSLTPPMLSGVVRRQPRALDLSWTGVSKKQLMWLLNRLQGLQELVLSGCSWLSVSALGSAPLPALRLLDLRWIEDVKDSQLRELLLPPPDTKPGQTESRGRLQGVAELRLAGLELTDASLRLLLRHAPQLSALDLSHCAHVGDPSVHLLTAPTSPLRETLVHLNLAGCHRLTDHCLPLFRRCPRLRRLDLRSCRQLSPEACARLAAAGPPGPFRCPEEKLLLKDS encoded by the exons ATGTCGTCGAGCAGCCGAGGGCCGGGGGCCGGAGCGCGCCGACGCCGAACCCGCTGCCGCCGCTGCCGGGCCTGTGTGCGAACTGAGTGCGGGGACTGCCACTTCTGCCGAGACATGAAGAAGTTCGGGGGGCCCGGGCGCATGAAGCAGTCGTGCCTGCTCCGGCAGTGCACTGCC CCCGTGCTCCCACACACAGCTGTGTGCCTCTTGTGTGGGGAGGCTGGGAAGGAGGACacagtggagggagaggaagagaaatttgGTTTGAGCCTCATGGAGTGTACAATCTGCAATGAGATCGTCCACCCTGGCTGCCTGAAG ATGGGGAAGGCTGAGGGTGTCATCAATGCGGAGATCCCTAACTGCTGGGAGTGCCCTCGCTGCACCCAGGAAGGCCGGACCAGCAAG GATTCAGGTGAGGGACCAGGCCGCCGCAGGGCTGACAACGGCGAGGAGGGCGCCAGCCTGGGGAGTGGATGGAAGCTGACGGAGGAGCCGCcgcttccaccacccccacccaggcgCAAGGGCCCCTTACCTGCTGGGCCCCCCCCAGAGGACGTGCCTGGGCCCcccaaaagaaaggagagggaggcagggaatgagccccccaccccaaggaaAAAG GTGAAAGGAGGCCGAGAGAGGCACCTGAAGAAG AAACCAAAGCCGCCTTTGGCCTCTGCTGAGGGCCCGGCAGTACCATCCCCATCaccacagagggagaagctagaGCGTTTCAAGCGCATGTGCCAGCTGCTGGAGCGGGTGCCTGACACCTCCTCGTCCTCCTCGGACTCGGATTCCGACTCTGACTCTTCAGGCACATCGCTGAGTGAGGATGAGGCCCCTGGCGAGGCCCGGAATGGGCGACGGCCAGCCCGGGGCGGCTCGGGCGAGAAGGAGAaccgcggggggcggcgggctgTGCGCCCTGGCAGTGGGGGGCCCCTCCTCAGCTGGCCCCTGGGCCCCGCCCCACCGCCCCGGCCCCCACAGCTGGAGAGGCACGTGGTACGGCCCCCACCTCGAAGCCCTGAGCCCGACACGCTGCCTTTGGCTGCTGGATCCGACCACCCTCTGCCCCGTGCCGCCTGGCTTCGTGTCTTCCAGCACCTCGGGCCCCGAGAGCTGTGTATTTGCATGCGAGTCTGCCGGACTTGGAGCCGCTG GTGCTATGACAAGCGTCTGTGGCCTCGAATGGACCTGAGCCGTCGAAAGTCACTGACCCCACCCATGCTCAGTGGTGTGGTTCGTCGCCAGCCCCGAGCCCTGGACCTCAGCTGGACAGGTGTCTCCAAGAAGCAGCTCATGTGGCTTCTGAACCGTTTGCAAG GCCTGCAGGAGCTGGTGCTCTCCGGCTGCTCCtggctctctgtctctgccctgggctctgccccACTGCCGGCCCTGCGGCTCCTGGACCTCCGCTGGATTGAGGATGTTAAAGACTCACAGCTCCGCGAGCTGCTGCTGCCTCCACCAGACACCAAACCAG GGCAAACGGAGAGCCGTGGGCGGCTGCAGGGCGTAGCAGAGCTGCGCCTGGCAGGCCTGGAGCTGACAGATGCCTCCCTGCGGCTCCTGCTGCGCCACGCACCCCAGCTGAGTGCCCTGGACCTGAGCCACTGCGCCCACGTCGGGGACCCCAGTGTCCACCTACTCACAGCCCCCACTTCCCCACTCCGCGAGACCTTGGTGCACCTGAATCTTGCTG GGTGCCACCGCCTCACGGACCACTGCCTCCCGCTGTTCCGCCGCTGCCCGCGCCTCCGCCGCCTAGACCTGCGCTCCTGTCGCCAGCTCTCACCTGAAGCTTGTGCCCGGCTGGCAGCCGCTGGGCCTCCTGGCCCCTTCCGCTGCCCAGAGGAGAAGCTACTTCTCAAGGACAGCTAG
- the FBXL19 gene encoding F-box/LRR-repeat protein 19 isoform X1, producing the protein MSSSSRGPGAGARRRRTRCRRCRACVRTECGDCHFCRDMKKFGGPGRMKQSCLLRQCTAPVLPHTAVCLLCGEAGKEDTVEGEEEKFGLSLMECTICNEIVHPGCLKMGKAEGVINAEIPNCWECPRCTQEGRTSKDSGEGPGRRRADNGEEGASLGSGWKLTEEPPLPPPPPRRKGPLPAGPPPEDVPGPPKRKEREAGNEPPTPRKKVKGGRERHLKKVGGDACLLRGSDPGGPGLLPPRVLNPSQAFSSCHPGLPPENWEKPKPPLASAEGPAVPSPSPQREKLERFKRMCQLLERVPDTSSSSSDSDSDSDSSGTSLSEDEAPGEARNGRRPARGGSGEKENRGGRRAVRPGSGGPLLSWPLGPAPPPRPPQLERHVVRPPPRSPEPDTLPLAAGSDHPLPRAAWLRVFQHLGPRELCICMRVCRTWSRWCYDKRLWPRMDLSRRKSLTPPMLSGVVRRQPRALDLSWTGVSKKQLMWLLNRLQGLQELVLSGCSWLSVSALGSAPLPALRLLDLRWIEDVKDSQLRELLLPPPDTKPGQTESRGRLQGVAELRLAGLELTDASLRLLLRHAPQLSALDLSHCAHVGDPSVHLLTAPTSPLRETLVHLNLAGCHRLTDHCLPLFRRCPRLRRLDLRSCRQLSPEACARLAAAGPPGPFRCPEEKLLLKDS; encoded by the exons ATGTCGTCGAGCAGCCGAGGGCCGGGGGCCGGAGCGCGCCGACGCCGAACCCGCTGCCGCCGCTGCCGGGCCTGTGTGCGAACTGAGTGCGGGGACTGCCACTTCTGCCGAGACATGAAGAAGTTCGGGGGGCCCGGGCGCATGAAGCAGTCGTGCCTGCTCCGGCAGTGCACTGCC CCCGTGCTCCCACACACAGCTGTGTGCCTCTTGTGTGGGGAGGCTGGGAAGGAGGACacagtggagggagaggaagagaaatttgGTTTGAGCCTCATGGAGTGTACAATCTGCAATGAGATCGTCCACCCTGGCTGCCTGAAG ATGGGGAAGGCTGAGGGTGTCATCAATGCGGAGATCCCTAACTGCTGGGAGTGCCCTCGCTGCACCCAGGAAGGCCGGACCAGCAAG GATTCAGGTGAGGGACCAGGCCGCCGCAGGGCTGACAACGGCGAGGAGGGCGCCAGCCTGGGGAGTGGATGGAAGCTGACGGAGGAGCCGCcgcttccaccacccccacccaggcgCAAGGGCCCCTTACCTGCTGGGCCCCCCCCAGAGGACGTGCCTGGGCCCcccaaaagaaaggagagggaggcagggaatgagccccccaccccaaggaaAAAG GTGAAAGGAGGCCGAGAGAGGCACCTGAAGAAGGTGGGTGGAGACGCCTGCCTCCTCCGAGGATCGGACCCAGGCGGCCCCGGCCTTCTGCCCCCCAGGGTTCTGAATCCGAGCCAGGCTTTCTCGTCCTGCCACCCTGGGCTCCCTCCCGAGAACTGGGAG AAACCAAAGCCGCCTTTGGCCTCTGCTGAGGGCCCGGCAGTACCATCCCCATCaccacagagggagaagctagaGCGTTTCAAGCGCATGTGCCAGCTGCTGGAGCGGGTGCCTGACACCTCCTCGTCCTCCTCGGACTCGGATTCCGACTCTGACTCTTCAGGCACATCGCTGAGTGAGGATGAGGCCCCTGGCGAGGCCCGGAATGGGCGACGGCCAGCCCGGGGCGGCTCGGGCGAGAAGGAGAaccgcggggggcggcgggctgTGCGCCCTGGCAGTGGGGGGCCCCTCCTCAGCTGGCCCCTGGGCCCCGCCCCACCGCCCCGGCCCCCACAGCTGGAGAGGCACGTGGTACGGCCCCCACCTCGAAGCCCTGAGCCCGACACGCTGCCTTTGGCTGCTGGATCCGACCACCCTCTGCCCCGTGCCGCCTGGCTTCGTGTCTTCCAGCACCTCGGGCCCCGAGAGCTGTGTATTTGCATGCGAGTCTGCCGGACTTGGAGCCGCTG GTGCTATGACAAGCGTCTGTGGCCTCGAATGGACCTGAGCCGTCGAAAGTCACTGACCCCACCCATGCTCAGTGGTGTGGTTCGTCGCCAGCCCCGAGCCCTGGACCTCAGCTGGACAGGTGTCTCCAAGAAGCAGCTCATGTGGCTTCTGAACCGTTTGCAAG GCCTGCAGGAGCTGGTGCTCTCCGGCTGCTCCtggctctctgtctctgccctgggctctgccccACTGCCGGCCCTGCGGCTCCTGGACCTCCGCTGGATTGAGGATGTTAAAGACTCACAGCTCCGCGAGCTGCTGCTGCCTCCACCAGACACCAAACCAG GGCAAACGGAGAGCCGTGGGCGGCTGCAGGGCGTAGCAGAGCTGCGCCTGGCAGGCCTGGAGCTGACAGATGCCTCCCTGCGGCTCCTGCTGCGCCACGCACCCCAGCTGAGTGCCCTGGACCTGAGCCACTGCGCCCACGTCGGGGACCCCAGTGTCCACCTACTCACAGCCCCCACTTCCCCACTCCGCGAGACCTTGGTGCACCTGAATCTTGCTG GGTGCCACCGCCTCACGGACCACTGCCTCCCGCTGTTCCGCCGCTGCCCGCGCCTCCGCCGCCTAGACCTGCGCTCCTGTCGCCAGCTCTCACCTGAAGCTTGTGCCCGGCTGGCAGCCGCTGGGCCTCCTGGCCCCTTCCGCTGCCCAGAGGAGAAGCTACTTCTCAAGGACAGCTAG
- the FBXL19 gene encoding F-box/LRR-repeat protein 19 isoform X3: MKKPKPPLASAEGPAVPSPSPQREKLERFKRMCQLLERVPDTSSSSSDSDSDSDSSGTSLSEDEAPGEARNGRRPARGGSGEKENRGGRRAVRPGSGGPLLSWPLGPAPPPRPPQLERHVVRPPPRSPEPDTLPLAAGSDHPLPRAAWLRVFQHLGPRELCICMRVCRTWSRWCYDKRLWPRMDLSRRKSLTPPMLSGVVRRQPRALDLSWTGVSKKQLMWLLNRLQGLQELVLSGCSWLSVSALGSAPLPALRLLDLRWIEDVKDSQLRELLLPPPDTKPGQTESRGRLQGVAELRLAGLELTDASLRLLLRHAPQLSALDLSHCAHVGDPSVHLLTAPTSPLRETLVHLNLAGCHRLTDHCLPLFRRCPRLRRLDLRSCRQLSPEACARLAAAGPPGPFRCPEEKLLLKDS; encoded by the exons ATGAAA AAACCAAAGCCGCCTTTGGCCTCTGCTGAGGGCCCGGCAGTACCATCCCCATCaccacagagggagaagctagaGCGTTTCAAGCGCATGTGCCAGCTGCTGGAGCGGGTGCCTGACACCTCCTCGTCCTCCTCGGACTCGGATTCCGACTCTGACTCTTCAGGCACATCGCTGAGTGAGGATGAGGCCCCTGGCGAGGCCCGGAATGGGCGACGGCCAGCCCGGGGCGGCTCGGGCGAGAAGGAGAaccgcggggggcggcgggctgTGCGCCCTGGCAGTGGGGGGCCCCTCCTCAGCTGGCCCCTGGGCCCCGCCCCACCGCCCCGGCCCCCACAGCTGGAGAGGCACGTGGTACGGCCCCCACCTCGAAGCCCTGAGCCCGACACGCTGCCTTTGGCTGCTGGATCCGACCACCCTCTGCCCCGTGCCGCCTGGCTTCGTGTCTTCCAGCACCTCGGGCCCCGAGAGCTGTGTATTTGCATGCGAGTCTGCCGGACTTGGAGCCGCTG GTGCTATGACAAGCGTCTGTGGCCTCGAATGGACCTGAGCCGTCGAAAGTCACTGACCCCACCCATGCTCAGTGGTGTGGTTCGTCGCCAGCCCCGAGCCCTGGACCTCAGCTGGACAGGTGTCTCCAAGAAGCAGCTCATGTGGCTTCTGAACCGTTTGCAAG GCCTGCAGGAGCTGGTGCTCTCCGGCTGCTCCtggctctctgtctctgccctgggctctgccccACTGCCGGCCCTGCGGCTCCTGGACCTCCGCTGGATTGAGGATGTTAAAGACTCACAGCTCCGCGAGCTGCTGCTGCCTCCACCAGACACCAAACCAG GGCAAACGGAGAGCCGTGGGCGGCTGCAGGGCGTAGCAGAGCTGCGCCTGGCAGGCCTGGAGCTGACAGATGCCTCCCTGCGGCTCCTGCTGCGCCACGCACCCCAGCTGAGTGCCCTGGACCTGAGCCACTGCGCCCACGTCGGGGACCCCAGTGTCCACCTACTCACAGCCCCCACTTCCCCACTCCGCGAGACCTTGGTGCACCTGAATCTTGCTG GGTGCCACCGCCTCACGGACCACTGCCTCCCGCTGTTCCGCCGCTGCCCGCGCCTCCGCCGCCTAGACCTGCGCTCCTGTCGCCAGCTCTCACCTGAAGCTTGTGCCCGGCTGGCAGCCGCTGGGCCTCCTGGCCCCTTCCGCTGCCCAGAGGAGAAGCTACTTCTCAAGGACAGCTAG